From a single Nicotiana tomentosiformis chromosome 2, ASM39032v3, whole genome shotgun sequence genomic region:
- the LOC104113965 gene encoding S-adenosylmethionine decarboxylase proenzyme-like encodes MPHPRDNLFQKVVLPKHSLSSKMAVPVSAIGFEGYEKRLEITFFELGMSDGPGCGLRSLSKDQLDEILTPAACTIVSSLANDEVDSYVLSESSLFVYSYKIIIKTCGTTKLLLSIPPILKLADALNLKVKSVRYTRGSFIFPGAQPYPHRHFSEEVAVLDSYFGKLGAGSSAYVMGNADKQQNWHVYSASAESANANNPNPVYTLEMCMTNLDKKKASVFFKTHSSTAAEMTEVSGIRKILPESNICDFDFDPCGYSMNAIEGPAISTIHITPEDGFSYASFEAVGYDFKAVNLTAMIERVLSCFGPAEFSVSVHCDTPGKELYTESGLDIIGYASGEKTTEVLGEGGSLTYLTFSSNGSCGSPRSIFHCSWSESEDEEMEKIY; translated from the coding sequence ATGCCTCATCCTCGTGATAATCTCTTCCAAAAAGTAGTCCTTCCCAAGCACTCTCTTTCAAGCAAGATGGCCGTGCCAGTTTCTGCCATCGGATTCGAAGGATACGAAAAGCGTCTTGAGATTACCTTTTTCGAGTTAGGAATGTCTGATGGCCCGGGATGTGGCCTACGGTCTCTCTCTAAAGACCAATTGGATGAAATTCTGACACCGGCTGCTTGTACCATAGTGTCTTCATTGGCAAATGATGAAGTCGACTCTTATGTCCTTTCAGAGTCTAGCCTCTTTGTCTACTCATACAAGATCATCATCAAAACTTGTGGCACTACAAAACTGCTGCTGTCGATCCCACCCATTCTTAAGTTAGCCGATGCACTTAACCTGAAAGTGAAGTCGGTGAGGTACACTCGTGGTAGTTTTATCTTCCCTGGGGCTCAGCCATATCCACATCGTCACTTCTCTGAAGAAGTAGCCGTGCTTGACAGCTATTTCGGTAAGCTTGGCGCAGGCAGCAGTGCATATGTGATGGGTAATGCTGATAAACAACAGAACTGGCATGTCTATTCTGCTTCAGCTGAATCTGCCAATGCCAATAACCCGAATCCAGTTTATACACTGGAGATGTGCATGACTAATCTGGACAAGAAGAAGGCATCCGTATTTTTCAAGACTCACTCAAGCACTGCTGCTGAGATGACTGAAGTTTCAGGCATTCGGAAGATTCTTCCAGAATCAAACATATGCGACTTTGACTTTGACCCTTGCGGTTACTCAATGAACGCCATCGAGGGGCCAGCAATCTCTACAATTCACATCACACCTGAGGATGGATTCAGCTATGCAAGTTTTGAAGCAGTAGGTTATGATTTCAAAGCCGTAAACTTGACTGCCATGATCGAAAGGGTGTTGTCCTGCTTCGGACCTGCTGAGTTTTCTGTATCAGTACACTGTGACACTCCTGGAAAGGAACTTTACACTGAGTCCGGCCTGGACATCATCGGATACGCCTCTGGAGAAAAGACTACTGAAGTGCTTGGTGAGGGAGGATCACTTACGTACCTCACATTCAGTAGCAATGGTAGCTGTGGATCCCCCAGGTCAATCTTCCATTGCAGTTGGAGCGAGAGCGAGGATGAGGAGATGGAGAAGATATATTAA